A genomic window from Strix uralensis isolate ZFMK-TIS-50842 chromosome 20, bStrUra1, whole genome shotgun sequence includes:
- the HSPB1 gene encoding heat shock protein beta-1 encodes MAERRVPFTFLRSPSWEPFRDWYHGSRLFDQSFGMPHIPEDWYKWPSGSAWPGYFRLLPRESALVPAPGSPYGQALSRQLSSGISEIRQTADSWKVTLDVNHFAPEELVVKTKDNIVEITGKHEEKQDEHGFISRCFTRKYTLPAGVEATAVRSSLSPDGMLTVEAPLPKPAIQSAEITIPVTVESQAKEPAKK; translated from the exons ATGGCCGAGCGCCGCGTCCCCTTCACCTTCCTGCGCAGCCCCAGCTGGGAGCCCTTCCGCGACTGGTACCATGGCAGCCGCCTCTTCGACCAGTCCTTTGGGATGCCCCATATCCCCGAGGATTGGTACAAGTGGCCGAGTGGCAGCGCCTGGCCAGGATATTTCCGTCTGCTGCCCCGGGAGAGCGCTCTGGTGCCGGCCCCCGGCTCACCCTACGGGCAGGCGCTGAGCCGCCAGCTCAGCAGCGGCATCTCCGAGATCCGCCAGACCGCCGACAGCTGGAAGGTCACCTTGGACGTCAACCACTTCGCGCCCGAGGAGCTGGTGGTCAAGACCAAGGATAATATTGTGGAGATAACCG gcaAACATGAGGAGAAGCAGGATGAACATGGCTTCATCTCCAGGTGCTTCACCCGAAAATACAC cctcCCTGCCGGTGTCGAAGCCACGGCTGTGCGGTCCTCGCTGTCCCCCGACGGCATGCTCACGGTGGAGGCCCCCCTGCCCAAGCCGGCCATCCAGTCCGCTGAAATCACCATCCCCGTCACCGTCGAGAGCCAAGCCAAGGAGCCAGCCAAGAAGTAG
- the SRRM3 gene encoding serine/arginine repetitive matrix protein 3 isoform X2: MLMEKEGVLTREDQHGRQIVIENHHGADGEEYTVEYPDYGEGCLLQCDCSAECYREDSSHREYRLKRRSSSSTSPPPKKKKKKKSGHRRSRKKRKPGSERSCDSSSPIRKEKKKKTGKKHRRERSESGSRKKRRHRSRSPKNKRKEKNKERKRSRSESPAWRSHRRSSCSSHSISLSSDDSGSKSPGRLSPKRRQDGPKGSSARSSRSPSSPSPRRSASPHQNGHKGSSTQNGRHSHGAPLPEPSDRPASASPSPRAHGRTEPLSPRVRGGRHGARSPRSPTPERAKHGHRHRSRSASPPPRHRGQSKGQPLAPRELPPAPLSPAGYSSDSEGSAGSHPYHPPLGPDRNHGAHAKKVKERHHRGRPNSSSESSAKHSRHASERRKSPSPSPGQRSSSWSSSGSLSKSRSRSREKRAGRSRSRSPSPKKPASREKDNEPRTRHGDPDPARARRRSRSYSPIRKRRRDSPSFMEPRRITSARKRPIPYYRPSPSSSSSLSTYSYSRSRSRSYDSYSTSRSRSRTRSPPSRSRSPSRSPSYNSRSSSESAGF, from the exons ATGCTGATGGAGAAGGAAGGCGTGCTCACCAGGGAGGACCAGCATGGGCGCCAAAT CGTGATAGAAAACCACCATGGGGCGGATGGGGAGGAGTACACAGTGGAGTACCCTGACTACGGCGAGGGCTGCCTGCTGCAGTGCGACTGCTCGGCCGAGTGCTACCGCGAGGACAGCAGCCACCGCGAGTACAG GCTGAAAAGACGCTCAAGCAgctccacctctcctcctcccaagaagaaaaaaaaaaagaaatcaggtcACCGCCGGAGCCG CAAAAAGAGGAAACCCGGCTCGGAGCGCAG CTGCGACAGCTCTTCACCTATCcgcaaggaaaagaaaaagaagactggAAAGAAACACAGACGCGAGAG GTCTGAGTCGGGGTCACGGAAGAAGAGAAGACACAG GTCCCGAAGCCCCAAGAACAAAcggaaagagaaaaacaaagagcgCAAGAG GTCCCGCAGCGAGTCCCCGGCCTGGCGCTCGCACCGgcgcagctcctgcagctcccacagCATCTCGCTTTCCTCCGATGACAGCGGCTCCAAATCCCCCGGCAG GCTAAGCCCCAAGCGCCGGCAGGATGGCCCCAAGGGCAGCAGCGCCCGCTCCAGCCGCAGCCCGTCctccccctcgccccgccgctcGGCCTCGCCGCACCAGAACGGGCAcaagggcagcagcacccagaacGGCCGCCACAGCCACGGCGCCCCGCTCCCGGAGCCCTCGGAT AGGCCAGCCTCGGCGTCCCCCTCTCCGCGGGCTCACGGCAGGACGGAGCCACTGTCCCCCCGCGTCCGGGGGGGCCGACACGGTGCCCGCAGTCCCCGGTCGCCCACGCCGGAGCGGGCCAAGCACGGCCACCGGCATCGCTCCCGCAgcgcctcgccgccgccccgccacCGCGGCCAGAGCAAGGGACAGCCCCTGGCCCCCCGGGAGCTCCCGCCAGCCCCGCTCAGCCCCGCCGGCTACAGCAGCGACTCGGAGGGCTCGGCGGGCTCCCACCCCTACCACCCGCCGCTCGGCCCTGACAGGAACCACGGTGCCCACGCCAAGAA GGTGAAGGAGAGGCACCACCGGGGCAGGCCCAACAGCAGCTCGGAGTCGTCGGCCAAGCACTCCCGGCACGCCTCGGAGCGCAGGAAGAGCCCGTCGCCCAGCCCCGGCCAgcgcagcagctcctggagctcCAGTGGCTCCCTCTCCAagtcccgctcccgctcccgggAGAAGAGGGCAGGACGCAGCCGCTCCCGCTCGCCCTCGCCGAAAAAACCGGCCAGCAG AGAGAAGGACAACGAGCCCCGAACACGCCACGGTGACCCCGATCCCGCCCGCGCCCGGCGCCGCTCCAGGAGCTACTCCCCCATCAGGAAGAGGAGACGTGACTCCCCCAGCTTCATGGAGCCCAGAAGGATCACGAG CGCTCGCAAGCGTCCCATCCCCTACTACCGCCCCAGCCCCTCGTCCTCCAGCTCGCTGAGCACCTACTCCTACAGCCGCAGCCGCAGCCGCAGCTACGACAGCTACAGCACCAGCCGCAGCCGCAGCCGGACTCGCAGCCCCCCCAGCCGCTCCCGCAGCCCCAGCCGCAGCCCCAGCTACAACAGCCGCAGCAGCTCGGAGAGCGCCGGCTTctga